DNA sequence from the Thunnus albacares chromosome 22, fThuAlb1.1, whole genome shotgun sequence genome:
TCTGGCAAACATGACTCAACCACGTGCTCACCACTGCATGGAGACCCTGGGTGACCGTCTCTATGTGGCAGGCGGAATCACCACAGACGCTAACATGACCATCATAGACCACCTAGCTTGTGAGGTGTACAATCCAATGGCTGACTCCTGGACTGCCATCATATCTCTGCCAGTGCCACATGTCGGAGCAGGAAGTGCTGTTTTGGAGGGGAAGTTTTATGTGCTTGGCGGGTACAGCCAAGAGGACTTTAGTGAAACTAAGATAGTCCATCGTTATGATCCTGCCATACACAGATGGGAGAACATGGGCAAGATGCCTGGGCCAAACAATGACATACGAGCATCTTTGCTGTGTTTGCCATTACATATGCGATTGTAAGAGGTGGaggaaatgtcaaatgtcaaggTTTAATGATGCTGAATTAGTTATTGCATGGTAGTAACAGTTGTATTTTGTTAAAGCTATGAAGTATGTTTTAATCGAAATATGCTCTAAAGCATATCTTAATATTGAGAGGCTCATTGAACAGCCTGGCAGCAGTACAGTGATATTTCCTTCTTACGCTTTTAAGCGAGCCTCACCCTTCTAACCAATCAGAGAAGGCCAAAGTCAGGGGTGGGAGCTCATGGCtgtcaataaatacatgaacCGACTTATTGCCTACTACTCCTCTCATACCGGGGCTccaagctagcattagctgaGAGTACAGGTAAAGGGCTTTGAGGACCACAACGGAGcaaagagaaggaggggagaAAGGAGCAGAGTAGTTTGCTTTACATTTTCATGCTAGCGCTAGCTTGGTTTCCAGAGCTTGCATAttgtagctttaaaaaaaagaagcaaacattCTTTCATTGTATAGGATGTAAGGATGTTTATGACTCTTAGAATCATACAATACTATGATTCTTGATCATGATGAATTTATGTAGTTACATCTACTATCTACTTAAATTTTTAGCATGCTTACTGTAATATATAGGCTACAGTATGTTATCCGGTGCATTTTTGGTGCTATGTGTTCAGATTGACACTGTATTCAAAGTGTTCATGGTTTGGATGGGGATTGTACAATAATTAGTTAATAACAACTGaaaattaatacaaatattttttactcCTATTACTGCTTTAACCAAGAGGGATCAGCTCCTACATCAGACTTTCAGAGAGTGCAGAGAGCAGTGTTTAGTCaccaaagaaaggaaaagagacaatataaaaagttttttgtttttcatttattgttctGAAGATGTTCACAAACTATCCTTTCATTAAAAGTTACTTGAAAAATAGGTGTtggtttttgaggtttttttcaatcaaagttaattttttaatattgatagttcatgttcatgttcatgtttatagCACAATATCGTacaaaagcaatttaaagaGCTTTACAAAGTGATAGAACAGTAGGTAGACATGTTTATCTTATTTGAGCCAAGATAATTATAATGTTGAATTTTCATATCAGCACATGACTAACGACAGTGCCACGATCTCAAGGAACTGGTTTTACAAACACTACTATTATTGCACGAGTGTCTCTCCTCAGGATATAACcataatgtaaatgtgtgatGTCTGATCATCTACACAGTGAAGAGGACAAAACCGCTGAAGGTTGTGTGTCCACTCAGGTTATCAAACACTCTACTGTCGTCCCACAGTTCCATGTGCACCTTATCGCCAGTGACCAGTTGCAGAACAATAGCATTACTGCTACTGTCTGAGGCGTCAGCTGAACGGTGATCATAGATTGAAACCTGATGGACGCCATTCTTTATTAAAATGGCCCCCATGTTATGACTGTTGTAGCCATAGGTGCTGAAGCTGAAGTAGTAGAGACCGTTCACTGGTGCTGTGAAGATCCCTGCAACAATGCAAAAACAAGCAGATTCAAGAAGTTTTACTCAAATTACAAATAGGTTTGAGTTTTATTGTTCACATTTTTCTAAGAGGCAGGGCCAAACCTTAGCGTGTGCAGtcaaataattatgttttctcAGAACCAGAGTTAGCTAACAGGAGACTCATAATATTACCAATTCATTTATGATTGAGAATAGTCTATAGCTGTAAtgtctttcctttatttattgtaaatataatgttaCTCAGGATTAGTTGGCCCACACAATTGAATTTTGACTCAGTCAATGACACTACTGTATGTCCATTGTGCAACTTAAAGCatcattaataaagttcaatattcactctccttttagctctattttgttttttttcactaactCTTGAGGCAAATATTTCTCTTTAGCTGTTAGATGCTTAACTATGTTCCTCATCTAGTTGCTACCTTTGTCTAACTGCCATGTGGTGCTGTACAGGTAGGGTACAGTCAGTTTATCAGAGCCTTTTGCTGAAAAAGCTGCCTGCATTTACTGGAAACAAGGTTTATGAGAGTAGCTTTTTGGGCCAGAACACCAAAACAGTGATCCAAAATAGACGAAACACAGAACCAAAAAGAACAAAGCGATGATAATTCTTTATGGGTTCGTCAGTAAAGCTGACAACTTTCACATAACACTTAGTCGTATAatctattgttaatataaaaatattgtctAGTGCAGTTTTAAACTCCAGTCAGCACCACAAAAAGCACAAGAATACAGTAGAAACCTGAGATAGCATTGGCAAATTCTTGTTTGATCTTTTACAGCCTTAGGACATTTAGTGCAATTTATTGGCTTATCTACAAGCACATCTGAGGTgcacacaggcaaacacacacacacagtctacaGTACCTATATATTGATTGTAACCATTGCCAGTATTTGAGAAGACCCTTTTGAAAACCAGGATCTTGTCTGCACTGGGTCCTCTGTAAACATAACCAGAGTTTGACAAAGAGGCGGAGAACGCAATCTTCGGAGCAGCTGTGGAGAGGCAGTTACATGGAGAAATTATAACCATTAAAACCCTCAcagacaagaacacacacaggtggtTAATTTTAAAGTTCTTCAACTGTATTATCATCATATGCAATATAATCATATACACATAAATCATCTCTTTTGGTTGAGGGATCTCTCCCACATTTAGAGTAATTTGTCTACTAAAATTTCAAAGATTTATGCCAGCATGATCacagaaaatttaaataaaataatgattatcatttgctgttatttttgggTGCATAATAttgaacacagaaacacagaaagttttacactttaaaattgttttcatGAGTTGGATGAGAAAATGCcctgaataaaatgtattcatatggAATTGCTATGACTATTGTTGTTCTAAGCTTTCAGTGCAAAACTCAATCAACGAAAAGCTGAAGTTGTTAAATTTCTGGAAGAAACAAGGAGCAAATTCAGGCATGTTGATGAAAagtagaaaatacaaaacactaCAGTGGACCACCAGGAGGCTGACATTGACACTCTTGAGAGTGAGACTCCAAGTAGGtgtaaaaattattaaataCTTCTTACCcctaattttttaaaatactttattgCAATGTTTTCTTTATCATCTTCCAGACATTAGTTTACTTCAGAGTccattgcacattttttttatacttttcatacaagttacattaataaataacagaaaatgactGAGAAACACAAACCTAAGTAAACCaaaaaatgagaggagaaaaaaaaactttttagcACATCAAAGGTGTTGTCTTGAGTCTCAAGATCTTGTCTGATCTTACCTTCCAGAGCATCAACCTTTTGTTGCAGTGTCATCAGGATGCTATCAAGGTGttaagtgtttttgtaatttgagcaCTAAGTTGGTGTGTCTTGGGGTGGTTCTGGATCACACGTCCGTTCATCTGGGAGTTTGGAAGATGCAAGCCTGAATAAAGCAAGGAGGAAAAGCATCTTCATGGCCATTTTCAGAGATAAGATAGCTTCTCTACTCAACAGCTATCTGGCAAATTAATGTTCCTGTGGTGGCTCTCGTGAGGCAGCTCCTTTTATCTTCGACAGGACAGCCCAAATCTTATAATGAGATGCATTAAGAACTTTCTCACATGAATGTCATTTAGGGAATGTCCCTCGCCACTCACAAACAACCAGGAGACAACTGAGCCAGAAAGTCTCTTCAATTTTCTGTCTTGTGTAGTCTACTCTTATCCTTTGTCTACCTATCCCATGTAGAAAAAAAGCTGCAACTcgtctttgttttttgtccacACACTAAATAGTCACCACAATGTCCTAGTAAATGTCTTGACCAATTTTGGTTGTTTGAACCATAAACAACATGCGTGGGTCTATTATATTGTTGGTTGTTTACaaattgtgttattttaaagCGACAACACAATGGGATAAGTCCTTTTTCACAAAAACCATTCCAATTTGGTCATGTCTCAGGTCAAACATTTCAGTTGACAGATAACAAAAAAGTCACATGGATTCAGGGATTGAGTGACTTCATTTGGATGCATCTCAAAACTTTTGTGGTGGAGACAGATGTCCTCAACAATCAGTTATGCTAGTAACTGTGCAACATGTGTGCAACTGTGCAAAGATAGCATTTATGTCAATAAGAGACGGTTCCTGGGGGACTTTGGAAGGGGATGACCtgtaatgtcacattttgattttctgtgtgcAATGATTGAGGGCTGCTAGGCCATGTGTATTgtgagaaatgtggaaaatgcCAGGTACAATTGATTGTACCTGGCAGTTTAGATGAATCATGTCTGGATTATTACCAAAGTGTCAAGGTCAAGCGAGGTGGAGTTTAGAAAATAAGCTCTGCATTAGGAGGGGTTATGAGAggtatataatttaatgttttatgattttgcattaggTTATTTATCACAGGATCAAGGCCAGGTTTGCTTTGTATTTCTCTTTAGGCagagtaaacctattcacattgaaatctaccagcttccagtgtatttatttgagtcttttttttttttttttaccacaacaCTTTacataaagtacatttaaaCTGTTGACTCTAGAGTATGATTGATGTTCCTTCatgtcctctgtctgtctgtgtcatcTCCTGTTAATGCAACCTCAGCTGGTACCTCAAGCACTTACTGTCAAAAGAACCTCTTTGTTGATGTCAAATCCAGTTTTGCTATCAAGAGTTTCTGTAGCCATGTGCTCTAAACTGAGGTATATTGTCTTGATGGCAGATCgaaaatttgtaaaaaaaaaaaaaaaaagacatattatATTTCGTGTTGAAGTCAGGAATGAGGAACATGAGGTGCAGAAGAACAGTGGGTATGCTTTACGTTGGAACGAGGATGTAGACAAGAAAAATGCTGATCAGTGTGATAACTGATGACACAGGTATGCTGACAGACAGGCCACATTAACCCAGTGATGTAGTGTATGCAAGTCAAACCAGTCTAAAAAGGTTGTACAATGTCAGCTACTTTGGGCTGAAATAGTTTAATTTTCATGAATTTGTGttcattaaaattacatttcttaTTGTAGGGCAGTAACTTATCAGTTCTATTGTAATTTTGAAGAAACACTTGATGTAAATTAGCCCTATATCCtttactttttgctttttcatattAGGgctttgattttgttttcattggttCCCTTTGAAACAACTACACACATTAACAACTTTGATGCATTATACTGTGGAATACAAGCACCAGGAGGTtaattttttcctttgtttttggaTCAGTGTTTTTCAAAGTCCAATAGAGCCAATACAACAAATGAATATGGGAACTTCTATAATAAATGGTTGATGGtaacttctctttaaaaaagttaaacctGTTGAGTGGGGAGGTTGTTCCAGTTCAGGTGTCATGACCCAAAGCAGTTGTGAGATCAAGTTCAAGTTCAGTCTTGATGTCTCAGGTAAAATATACTTGTTAAAATCAAATTCAATAACTCCAAAAAAATCAAGATCAACACTGTCAAACATATttggtaaagaaaaaagaaatctaaaaCAAGCCTGTATCAAGATTACGTATATATGAGAGcatcatatatacatacacactttCTATACTGTACAGGTCgccatatacacacaaacacatttctgtttttaagcaACACTGCCCTCTGCTGCTCTACAGATATATAGTACAAAGTATGATGCaatgtgcatttttcatttctctgtcaGCCACTCTTGCTTCATTTAGGGAtatgcagagagcccagtatttgtatttgtgtttatatttgttgaggcagcaaaattaattatatttgtaTTAGTATTTTAGTAAAAGTGGAAATcgctgtaaaaatacagtttttgtttttattacacttttatttttaggatattaatgtgttaaaataagtCAAAAAAGTAACAGAGCGAATCTGATGAAGCAACATGCGAAACGTGCAGttcactctttttgttttttaatgtaatccCTTAATAAATAGTGTCTATCCTAGTATCCAGGTGTGCACTGGAAACCTTTTTTGACTTACTGTAATTTGCCCTGAATCAGCTGGCACCTAGGAGAGAGGCACTGCTGTGCGGGGtatcttcatctttttgttaaaataagcgtttatgaataaactatcttatgaaggaggtccccacactgggtcttgaacttgagtctcccagatcatagtcatagtcatagcgctgactactgaactaaaaccaACTTCTCTGCAAACGTGCAGCCAGATgtctacttatttatacaccccTAACttagagacagcacagtgtgtaatgtgaagaacttcaaaggcaattcttgctttgcatttttcatttattgcctattttttacaacctaactttgtggaaaggagaaagggaacaacagggtatggagagtcccttgagagcacttcacttgtgtcagtagctcagcttaATCTCGGGGGAACAtccccaactctgggagtgatgtccaaataaggaaatgtgcatcatgtagcaggtagATGTGACCCCCCTAGTTGcaacctgctgatagacgtaacagcggagcagaggaggagaaagacagagatagtgatgtaaccgacctgtgtgctggtatttaacatgttttttttttcttcccaaaaacaaatgatttttaaaatatttgtacaaaataaatgttcataaaaaacccactatttgtgctttgctgaataacatatttgtatttgttatttattattcgCCCACCTCTAGCTTCATTATTTGGTTCTTGCAACTCAAAGCTAAGCcattaaatcaaacaaaaaataataataaacctgaAGGCTTCAAAGAATGTAGACTTATCCAAACTGAACTGTATGATCATTTGCAAAGTCTGAATTACTTTGTGGGAAATCCCAAACAGTCTAACATAAAAGTACTTCACCATAGTGCATGTTATGTCTCTTGATACattcctttttatatttcaaatatgaaaccAGTTGTACCACTTCACTTCAGGCAAGCCCAAGCTAAACTGACAATAAACATtcttaaacaacaacaacaaaaaaaggccCTTAAAACAAATTGAAATTGTGAACTGAAGTCTTTGAAGGGTTATCACTGTGCATCATCATTCCTTTAAAATGACTGTTAGATTAATAGAGCATGATTGATTATGAATCATGTGCCCTCCGGATACGTTTCACTCATTGTGCCTAATGACTGTGACGTGTGCAGGTATGTTTACCTGTAGGTTAAGTTGCAAGGTCACTTTTGAGTCATAGAGCATCACAAAATATCTGAAACCGTAAATCATATAAGGTAATGGCACCTAAGGACTCTCTTAAGTGAAGAGAACAGGTATATAAGCATCCACAATCTGCAAGGAAAATATCCAAGAGAACACAAAACTACGATTGAAGAAATGGAGATCAGGTCTTTGCTTCTGTTGACCCTTTTGGGATTGTTGTTTGTGGAGCCAGGTTTTGGACAGATAGGTAACATGGACATTAGTGACTGGCTGAGAACTCAAATGGAGTTAATAAAGAACATagacaacaaactgaaagatgTCAGAATGATATTGAAGCACTGGAGGCTAGGCTCAAAGCCACTGTAGAGATGACACAGAAAGTTAAAGTGAACTCAGTCACAGACTGAAGAAAGAGAATGAAGGTACAAGAATGAAATTAACACGTATTTCTGCCCAAAATTGTAAGTAATGcactttttctttgtcattaatTAACTACGTACATTATGTACTTTTACAGACCTGCAAACGAGACCGAATGCCAAAGAGGAGGAGATTGACAAGCTGAAACAGAGTGGCGGTTATGGCAAGTTGATCAAAGTTAGTGTAGGTTGCTATGTGCACATATCTTTTGGTACTTTTGTACAGGTGAGACTCAGGTGAGTTTGTAGTTGATTGTGTCCCCTTTTAGTTTTTAGAGTTGAGAACTAAATTTTGGTTCAAATTACTAAAGAGTTTGATTCACAGAGTTTCATGTGGACAACGTTTAGGTCTAAATAAATTTGAGTGTCTACACTGTACAGCTGTTATACAGTGTATTTTTGGTGCTATGTATTCAGATTGAAGGTACTGTATTCAAAGTGTTCATGGTTTAAATTGGAATGGTACAATAATTATTTCAATAACAACTtaagattaataaaatatttttacaccCTTTACTGCTGTACTGAAGAAATCACCATTTCCTATTTGTTTGGCTCCTTCACTACCTTCACTCCCAATTCTTTCCATTCCACCCTGCATTCTGATCAATTGATCCCAATTGATCAGAATGCACCTGGGTCCCTGCCTCCACTTGTTTACCTGCTTAATTTGCAACTTAAGTTGCTGCATTGTCTCTGTTCATGATTACTGGTAAGTCAAACTTCATTTTACTCTTGAATGTTTATTATATTCCTGCTATGTCTGTATCTTTTACTAGTATGTAAGTTACCTAAAAGAGTTTAAATACTTATCCTTATCTTTGAAGTGTGAATACCTCAAGAGTGATCTGaatttgatttattgtgttcatgtgcattgttaattgtgttttaacctcctgtttattttgtttgtatttcccCATATCCTCATATTCAACTTTTCACCAGcccatgtgtgtctgttttttacCATGtgataaaagcgtctgctaaatgaaattgtaagaTTGTGTAAGATTGTATAAATAAATCACCATTCACTGAACTCTGAATATTGGACATTCATTCTTCTGACTTTCTGACTATAATGATAGTCACCATCCTGTCCTGACATCCTGAAGTCACTAGTGAAACCAGAAATCCTATCTTATAACTGCCTTAAccaattatgaaaacaagagggAGCTGTTCCTACATCACACCTTCAGATGGTGCAGAGAGCAGTGTTTAGTCACCAAACATAGGAAGGGAGACAatgtaaaaagttttttattttgcatttattgttCTGAAGATGTTCACAAACTCTACTTTCATTAAAAGTTCATTGAAATAGGTGTTgggtttttgtattttttttttttttttaagtttttttaaaagttttttttaatagttcaTGTTTATAACACAATATCATACAAAAGCAATTCAACGCTTTACAAAGTGATAGAACAGTAGGTAGACATGTTTATCTTATTTGAGCCAAGATGATTAGAATTTTCATATCAGCATATGCCTAACGACAGTGATCTCAAGGAACTAGTTTTACAagcattattattgttgcaTGAGTGTCTCTCCTCAGGATATAACCATAATATAAATGTGTGATATCTGATCATCTACACAGTGAAGAGGAGAAAACCACTGAAGGTTGTGTGCGCATTATGGTTATCAAACACTCTACCGTCATCCCACAGTTCCATGTAAACCTTATCGCCAGCAACCAGTTGCAGAACAACAGCATTACTGCTACTGTCTGAACCATCATCTGAAAGGTTATCATAGGTTGAAATCTGACGGCCACCATTCTTCATTAAAATGGCCCCCATGACATGAGTGTTGTAGCCATAGGTGCTGAAGCTGAAGTAGTAGAGACCGTTCACTGGTGCTGTGAAGATTCCTGCAACAGAGCAAAAACAAGCAGATGCAAGAAGTTTTATTCAAATTACAAGTAGGTTTGagttttgttcacatttttctgaGAGGCAGGGCCAAACCTTAGTGTGTGGATCTGTGTgctctattttgttttttttactaacgCTTGAGgcaaatatctgtctctttagcgGTTAGATGCTTAACCATATTCCTCAggtagttgctaactttgtctgcctgccatttggtgctgtaCAGGTAGGGTACAGTCAGTTTATCAGAGtcttttgctaaaaaaaaaacaaaaaaaaaaaactgcctgcTTCTTCTGGAAACAAGGTTTATGAGAG
Encoded proteins:
- the LOC122973194 gene encoding C1q-related factor-like, with translation MVIISPCNCLSTAAPKIAFSASLSNSGYVYRGPSADKILVFKRVFSNTGNGYNQYIGIFTAPVNGLYYFSFSTYGYNSHNMGAILIKNGVHQVSIYDHRSADASDSSSNAIVLQLVTGDKVHMELWDDSRVFDNLSGHTTFSGFVLFTV